In a genomic window of Jeotgalibacillus aurantiacus:
- a CDS encoding glyceraldehyde-3-phosphate dehydrogenase, producing MKKTNIAINGFGRIGRMVFRKAIMEDNLNLVAINASYPPETLAHLIKYDSTHGAFAAEVSADEDSLTVNGKKILLVNDRNPENLPWARLQIDIVIEATGKFNARDKAALHLNAGAKKVVLTAPGKQEDVMIVMGVNEDALDVHQHDVISNASCTTNCLAPVAKILDEEFGIENGLMTTVHAYTNDQKNIDNPHKDLRRARSCGQSIIPTSTGAAKALGKVLPNLQGKLHGMALRVPTPNVSLVDLVVDVKREVTVDEVNAAFKRAAENELNGIVAFTAEPLVSIDFNTNPNSAIIDGLSTMVMGATKVKVLAWYDNEWGYSCRVVDLVQHLAHQMDQSHREVTAS from the coding sequence ATGAAAAAAACGAACATTGCCATTAATGGATTTGGCCGCATTGGCCGAATGGTGTTTAGAAAAGCGATTATGGAGGACAATTTGAATCTTGTAGCCATCAATGCAAGCTACCCTCCGGAAACACTTGCGCACCTCATTAAATATGATTCCACTCATGGAGCGTTTGCGGCTGAAGTGTCCGCTGACGAGGATTCATTAACTGTAAACGGAAAGAAAATTCTGCTTGTAAATGACCGTAACCCGGAGAATCTTCCGTGGGCACGTCTTCAAATTGATATTGTGATTGAGGCTACAGGGAAATTTAATGCACGTGATAAAGCAGCTCTTCATTTAAACGCTGGCGCTAAGAAAGTTGTATTAACAGCACCTGGTAAACAGGAAGATGTCATGATTGTGATGGGCGTTAACGAAGACGCACTTGATGTTCACCAGCACGATGTCATCTCAAATGCTTCCTGCACGACAAATTGTCTTGCTCCGGTAGCAAAAATTCTTGATGAAGAATTCGGTATTGAAAACGGTCTTATGACGACTGTGCATGCCTATACGAACGACCAGAAAAACATTGATAATCCGCATAAGGATCTGCGCCGTGCACGTTCATGCGGACAGTCTATTATCCCGACTTCAACAGGTGCAGCGAAAGCGTTAGGAAAAGTTTTGCCGAACCTTCAGGGTAAACTGCACGGAATGGCGCTGCGCGTTCCAACACCAAACGTATCGCTCGTTGATCTTGTTGTAGATGTAAAACGGGAAGTGACAGTGGATGAAGTGAACGCAGCTTTTAAACGCGCTGCTGAAAATGAACTGAATGGGATTGTTGCATTTACAGCAGAACCGCTCGTATCGATTGATTTCAACACAAATCCAAACTCCGCGATCATCGACGGTCTGTCCACAATGGTCATGGGGGCTACAAAAGTTAAAGTACTTGCATGGTACGATAACGAATGGGGCTACTCATGCAGAGTCGTTGACCTCGTTCAGCACCTCGCTCACCAGATGGATCAGTCACATAGAGAAGTAACGGCTTCATAA